Genomic DNA from Chlorogloeopsis sp. ULAP01:
AACCCTACCTATTTTAGTCGTACTTTCCAGATAAATCTCCAAAATTAAAAGTCACTAGCCAATAAGTTACAAAGGAACATCAGCTTTTAAATCTAGAGCTACCTCATATGAACTAATGACTAATGACTAATTTTTTACTTTTGTCCGATTTGTCTTTGCAGTTGTTTCAAAGATTGATAAATATTTGGTAGGCGACTTAAAACAGCAGACACCTTCAGATATTGTTTGTGAGGTAGGGCAGGAGTTCCAGAGACAATTTCTCTAGGTGGAACATCACTGTGAATTCCGGCTTTAGCCGATGCGATCGCACCATCGCCAATTTTTACCTGATTGGCAATTCCTACTTGCCCAGCTAAAATAACGCGATTTCCAACTTTGACGCCTCCTGCCATTCCAGATTGCCCTGCTAACGCACAACCAGCACCAATTTGACAACCATGACCGATTTGTACCAAATTATCAATAATTGTATGGCGGCCTATCCGTGTTTCTCCGACAGCAGGACGATCAACAGCGCTGTTACAGCCAATAACTACTCCATCTTCTAGGACAGTGTAACCTGATTGTTCCATTTTTAGCCAACCTGTGGCAGTAGGCACAAAGCCAAAGCCTTCAGCACCAATAACTGCGCCGCTATGAATTTCGCAATCTGCACCAATGAGAGTGCGCTCGTGGATAGTACAGTTGGCGTGTAAAGTAGTGCGATCACCAATCTTCACATCAGGATAAATGACAACGTTAGCGTGAATGCACGCTCCATTGCCAATTTCTACTCCTTGATGAATCACCACATGAGGCCCGATGTAAACTTCGCTGCCAATCTTTGCTGTAGAATGAATTACCGCAGTAGAATGATTTTCTGGAGCTGGACGCCAAGGTTGATAGAATAATTTCAGTACTTTAGCAAACAACAGTCTTGGCTCAGGAGTAGCGATCCAGGCAATATCACGTTCTTGTGCTTGTGTCTGCAATGTTTCATCTACGGGCAAAATTAAAGCACTCGCGCTTGTGTTGCCTACCATAGCAGAAAATTTTGCCCCTTCAATGTAGCTAAGGGTACCGCTTGTCGCCTCATCAATTGCTGCTAGTGCTGTTATTTCCGGATTATACTCTTTTTTGATACTAAGGCTATTAACGGCAGCAGCATCTCCAAGTTTTTCTAAAATTTCACTGAATTTCATTGTCTTAAGCAGTCCTTTATATTAGCTACGATAATGTCGCTCTTTCTGAGGTTGATGTTATCAGAGGTATTGTATAAATCTTTTCTACATCAATCTATGTTCTGTAAAATATTGCTACTTAATACCTTCTAAACATAAAGGATAGGCTAATGCTGTGGTAGAAGTTGGGCAAAATTGCTGTAGTAATTGTTTTGTCACAAGCAATTGAAGCTTGATTTGCCTCAAATAGCAAACAGCAAGATGATAAAATCTAAATTATTGTGCAAGTTCTAGTCAAATTTCATCGTTAAAAGTTAGAACTCAAACATTGGTAGGGGTGTAGATGCACTCGCAGCTTCTGTGTTATTACTGCCAAACAGCCCCTACTATAGTTATCTAATCTAACTTTATTCCCTCAATAGCAAGTAATATAAACTTCCACTACCGCCTGTTATCCCAGCGCGATCACCTGCTAATTCACCAGTTCCCATAAAATAATCTACCCGTCCTGGCCCTTTGATAGCACTGCCAGTATCTTGATCTAAGACGAAGCGACTGACTCGACGTAAAACCAGCTTGCCACGACTGGCTGGATAGGGAAATGAAGCATTAATTATCGCTAGTGCTCCTGGCGGCATGAGAGATTTATCTGTAGCAATAGAACGATCTGGTGTCACGGGTACGCCAATACTTCCAGTAGCTGCACTGCCACTAGTTTCTTTGAAAAAAACAAAACGTTCCCAACGGGGTAAATAATTATTTAACTCCTTCGGATATTGACGGAAGTACTGAATTACTTTGGGTAATGTCAAACCTTCTAAAGCTACTTTGCCATCTTTAGCCAATTCTCTGCCAATACTAGTCCAAGGGTAATCAGTGCCTCCTGCGTAACCAACAGAGGTTCTGGTACCGTCAGTTAATTTCAGTTGAGCAGAACCTTGAATATGTACTAGATAAGCATCCAAACGATTACGGAACCAAAATAACTCTAAACCACGTAACGGACTTTTTTCGCCCAGCAAACCATCCTTTCCTTCTAAATCTAATCGTTTGGGGTGTGGTTTAGCCCATTGCTCGAAGTTTACCGGGAGCCGATAAAGAGGATACTTATATACTGAGGTACGAGTGCGACTGGCAGTATATACAGGTTCGTAATAGGCAGTAAACTTCACAGTACCGTTGCCATCGTTGCCGACTGATTTGTAAAAGACAAACTCTCGACGCACAGCCGCCTGTAATTGTGCTGGTGATTTAGAGCTAACTACTAACTGACGAAAACGTTGTAAACTGCGACGAACACGAGCTAGAGAAATTTCTGGAATGGGATAATTCTGGTACGCTGTGATCGCCCCCTTTGTGTTTAGGAAACGCAAGCTATGATCGATAGCTGTTAATAGAGCTTTGCGATCACCCTGTCTGCCCATTCCCTGCCAAATTTGTTCATCCCATCCCAAGCACAAGTGACTGGGTACACAATCTGTTCCTAGAGTGATCGGCTTGAGTGGCGGCGTTACTTCTGGGATGCTTGGTACTTGTAGTGGAACTTGTTCAGGATTTTTGGGTAATGGTAGGCTAAGGGGTTGAGCCAAAGCAGAGTAAACAGGATTGACAAAGGAAATTCCCAGGCTCAAAGAAAGCACAGCAAGCGTTTTTCTCATTTTTATGTAAATCTTTCCACACTAGAGCTAAATATCGGTTCTACTCGGATTGCCACAATCCGAGATGGACGCACTACCATATATTCACCCTGAATATTTTTGATCGGTACGTTAATAAAGTCGTTGGAATCAGACTTAGGTGTCAGTGCGCCGCTATACCACTTCTGAAAATCTTGAAATGTTGGAAAACGTACTTCTTCCCGGTGTCCACTTTCCATCATCAGGTAAACTGCGTATTCATTCGGAGTTCTAGACATATTAGTTGCATTATTTAAAACACATCTAACCATTTTGCACTAACAACCGTTTGAATGGAAAGAGGATATAAAAACAGTCGGGAGTGTTTATGACGTGTTGAATTAATCACCCATAGCTATTTTTTTACTCCTGTATATTACTTTCGCCAATGACGTTTGTTTTCCTACCAAGAGTTCCCTACCTCAAGCAAGAGCAATAGAAAGTTTGAACTGTTAACTTTAAATAGCAAAGTGAATAGTTTCAAAACTTAATAATTGGTGAAGTGAAACTGTATTGATAATTTTGGATCTTGCATAGCTATTTTTAGCTGTAATTAAAGCTATAACTAAAATATAATCGCTATTTAATCAAGTTACTTAATCAGGGAAAGTAAAGTTTAGTTTCAAAGAATTTTATTTCCAGAGCAAAGGTGTTAACTTAATAATTGAAGCTAAAAAGCTTCCCTGGCAGATCGAACAGCTAGTGAAAAATAAAAAAGAGGTAAAACGCTGTTGAAAACACATCTGTCTCGTCACAAAATAGCAACACCCAACTCACAAGTTGATATTTCCTCATAGTGGAAAGAAGGGGGCGCTGTAACTGATAAAATCACTGAATATAAAGGTGATTTGCCCAGTACATCCCTGGCTAAGATTAACAATAAAGAGGAAATCACTCACCTTTTAGCAGCTTGGGTGTTGTTGTTTTATTTACAGCAAGCTTAGGTGTAAGCTAATACTAAGTGGAATAGCACGAGACAGTAAAAATAACACCTTATGTCAATAATTGCTCTCAGAGCATGGTATCTTGAGAATTACGAGCCGATACCAGAGCTGGAAAAACGCCCACCAGATATTCGTCTGAGTAAAAAAAGTCTGCTGAAATCAGGACTAAGAGCGGACTTTTTGGAAGACAGCGAGGAAATTAAGCAATCAATATGGTTTGGGCGCTATCTAGAAGGGGAAAATATTGAATTTTATATAGAAGGTAGTGGAGGCTACGCAGTAGCTAATATTGACTTAATTAGTCATGAAATTTATTTCACTAAACAGTCAGTGTTGGCGCAGTTAGAGCCAACAATTTTTTTGTGTACTCAAACAGAGTATGCACAAGCAAGTAATGCTCTGCGTGAAGCCATGCTGAGTAGTTTGGAAAAGTTGAATGTGCGATCGCGTCTGCCGCTTAAATTATTAGAATCTTATCGCTCCAAAGATTCACCAACTAGAATCGGCAGCACAATGATGCGAAAAATTCGTAGGAGTTTGTTGTTTATTGCCGATACCACACCCATTGCTAGTATTGAGGGTAAAGAATCCTCTCAACAAATTCCCAGTCCAAATGTCTGTGTTGAAATTGGCTATGCTATCCAAAGTAAGCGAACTGAGCAAATATTATTGGCACAAATGCAACGCCCTGATTTACCAGGACAATTTCCTTTTGACTTGCCACCAACTCAAATTCTACAATTTCAAGACGCAAAAGAGCTAAATAAAATTTTGCCGCGAACAATAGAAACACAGCTAATGAGATTTAAATTGTTTGTTTAGGTTTTTATTCATATATAAAGTTGGTAGTTAGTTGGTAATAGTAACCATCTACTATTGTCTATTAATGATAGCGAGAGTGTATTGATACAAGCCAGGTGTAGAAAGCGATTTCTAAGTCAAAATCTAAACTTTCAAATAATATAATTTCTCTGTTAACCAAAAAATATGCATAAAGATAGATTTAAAAATTACTATCTTGTAAAATAAAATAAGTTGGTGACTAAATCATGATTATAAATCAATTTTAAAATTCACCGCGCCAGACAGATGCGGTTACATAGCCTTCAATGATGCACGTCAACCGCTTGCGCCAACATGGTTTGAATCAGATATCTTCACATTCTTTACTGATTGCAAAATCTGGCAGTGTATTCGCCATTATAGTTGGCGGCCTTGTCATGTTTGGCTGGTGGTTCAACTTAGAAGTATTTAAGAACTGCTTCCATCTCAGTAAAGTAACCATGAAGGGAAATACAGCATTATGTTTTGTTTTGTTAGGCATATCGCTGTGGTTATCTATCAAAAGCAGGGAACAGAGCAACATAAGAGTAATTTCAGAGCAAATACACAAACACTCTTATAGTATTCTGCTGGCAAGAGTATGTGCATTTGCTGTTTTCACGATTGGTACGCTGACATTAACCCAGTATTTATTTGGCTGGTATTTCGGTATCGATCAGCTGTTATTTCTAGAGGAAGAAAATCCTAGATTGACATTCAAACCAGGTCGGATGGGGTTAAATACAGCAGTAAACTTTATATTGATAAGTAAAGCTTCAGAACTTTTGGGGAAATCAAAAACTCATCGTAGTATTTGGTATGGGCAGATTTTGGCTTTATTTGCAGCCGTGATTTCCTTGCTAGCTTTAATTGGTTATGCTTACCAAGTAGAAGCTCTGTACGGCATACTTCCCCATGTAACATCAATGGCACTACACACAGCATTTACATTTACAGTGCTTTGTGTTGGAATTTTGTGGTTACAACCACAGCAAGGAGTAATGCAGATCGTCACTAGTCAAACCTACAGTGGTTTGCTTGCACGTCGATTGCTGCTGGCTGCGTTTGCAGTACCTTTGGCTACAGGATGGTTAATTCTACAAGGACAACGGGCAAAACACTACGATACAGCGTTTGCATTAGCACTGTTTGCAATTATTTCAATTGTAATTTTCGCAATTTTGATTTGGGAAACAGCTTCCTCTGTTCAACGTTTAGCTAACCAACGCGATCGCGTCAAGGAAGTATTAAAGACAAATTCTGAAAAACTGAGAAGTTTGGTAGAAGCTAACGTTATTGGCATTTTGTACGGTGACATCTACGGTGGTATCCAGCAGGCAAACGACAAATTTCTCCAAATGATTGGGTATACTCGCAAAGAGCTAAAAGCAGGCAAAATCAGCTGGAAAGAGATGACGCCACCAGAGTATTTGGATTTGGATGAGCAAAAAATAGCCGAAGCTCAAATAAATGGTGCTTGTACGCCCTACGAGAAAGAGTATATTCGTCGCGATGGCAACCGAATTCCGGTTTTAGTCGGCTACACACTAGTGGGGAACAAACGAGAAGAGTCAGTTGCGTTTATCCTAGATTTAAGCGCACACAAGCAAGCACAAGCAGCGCTAATCCAAAGCGAAGAGCGATTTCGGTTGGCGGTTGATCACATGCCAGATGTTTTTGCTATTTATGATGCCCAACGGCGATTTCAGTTTGTCAATGCGGCGGCTTTGCAATTATTTGGAAAGCTAAAGGAAGAAATAATTGGACGAAGGGATGAGGAAATTTTTCCTACTGAGGTAACACAACCTTATCTTGCAACTTTGATTCAGGCAGTCGAAACACGAACTATCCAAACAACAGAAGCCCGAATTACTTCTGTTAATCACGGTGTACTTACCACATTGATTAAGTATGTGCCGATTTTAGATGATGAGGGAAAGATTTATCAAATTTTGGCTTTTGCTGAGGACATCACAATCCGCAAACAGGCAGAGGAAGTTCAGAAAAATCAACAAAAATGGCTTGAGGATGTACTTAACCTAATGCCGACACCACTACTTTTGATCGAACCTGGAACGGCACAGGTAACTTTTGCCAACAAAGCGGCTAACGAAGTCGCTGGAGGCAAATTTCCGATGGCAGATTCAGCTACAGACTATCATACTCTCTACTACTCAACAGACGCCGAAGGCAATCCAATACCCGACGATCAAGCACCAGGAATAAGGGTGGCGCGTGGCGAACGCCTAGATGGTGTAGAGTTAGACTGGCATTCACCAGTAGGTATCCGCTCTTTGCTCATATATGCCGATACTTTACCAGCTATGCACGGCCATTCGGCTACTTGTGTCTTAACATTTCAGGATATTACCAATCTTAAGCGAGTCGAAAAAGCCTTATCATTGGGCTATAAACGGCTCCATTTATTATTTAGTACAGCTAGTGATTTACTATCGAGTCAAGAACCACTCAAACTGATTGAAAGTTTATTCCGAAAGCTCTCGCAGCAGATCGGGTTAGATGTTTACTTTAACTATTTAGTTGATGAAAACTCTCAGCTCATGCACCTAGCCTCTTGGTGCGGCATTGATGAAGAAAGTGCCAAAGAAATTGAATGCTTGAGGGTTGGTATGGGAATGTGCGGCACTGTTGCCCAACAGCGCTTTCCGATCGCCGTAGAAAATGTACAGCAATCAACTGACTCAAAATCAGAATTCCTGCGTGCTATTGGTGTTACAGCTTATTATGGTTACCCATTGATAGCACAAGGACGTTTATTGGGTACTTTGTGCTTTATCAGCCGCACTCGCTTGAAGTTTACCCAAAATGAAATGGGCATGATGCAAGCAGTTTGCGATCAGATTGCGATCGCTATGGAACGTGCCAGTTTGATTTCTTCTTTACGGCAGCAAACTGAGCAGTTGCAAGAAGCAAACCGCATGAAAGATGAATTCTTGGCAATATTGTCTCATGAATTGCGATCGCCTCTCAATGCTATCCTTGGTTGGTCACAACTTTTGCGTTCCCGCAACCTCAACGAAACTCAGATTCACAAAGCACTAGAGACTATTGAGCGTAATGCAAGGGCGCAAACACAGTTAATAGATGATTTACTTGATATTTCGCGGATAATTAGAGGTAAGTTGCGCCTTAATGTTCGCACTTGCGATTTGATTAATATTATTGAAACTGCTTTAGATACTGTAAATTTAGCCGCTCAAACTAAAAATATTCAAATTCAAACGATTCTCGATCCCACAGCAGCAATAATCTTCGGTGATGCAGAACGCTTGCAGCAGGTAGTTTGGAATTTACTTTCCAATGCAATCAAATTCACACCCCCAGGCGGACGAGTGGAGGTACGATTGTCAGGGGCTAACGATGGGGGAGTAGAGACTAGAGAAGATACTAATCAACGTGAACTAGACTCTTCCCAGTACCCAATCACCAGTACCCAGTCTCCAATATCCAATGCTCAAATTACCGTTAAAGACACAGGTATCGGTATCAGCCCTGACTTTCTTCCTTACGTATTTGATCGCTTTCGTCAAGCAGATAGTTCAATTACCAGATCTTATGGTGGACTGGGATTGGGATTAGCGATCGTGCGTCACTTGGTAGAAATGCATGGCGGTACTATTCATGTCGAAAGTCCCGGCAAAGAACAAGGCACCACATTTATAGTTAGTTTACCACTCCTCAAAACAGAACAATCAATAGTCCATACTCAAGAGTCGATAATCAATAGTCCTTCCTTTTCCCTCACTCCTTCCCTTACTCCCTGCCTCAGTGGTGTGCGCGTATTAGTAGTAGATGACGAAGCTGATACTCGCGATTTTCTCACTACAGTACTTCAGGAATCTCAAGCCGAAGTTCAAGCGGTGGCATCAGTGCAGGAAGCACTCGCAGCAATTGAGCGTTGTAAACCAGATGTATTAGTAAGTGACATTGGAATGCCAGAGGAAGATGGTTACTCTTTAATCCGTCACCTGCGATCGCAACCGCCAGAAAAAGGAGGAAAAATACCAGCAGCAGCTTTAACAGCATACGCTAGGGCGGAAGATCGTCGTCAGGCAATACAGGCAGGTTTTCAACTGCATATGCCTAAACCAGTTGATCCATCTGAGTTAATTACAGTAGTAGCCAGCTTGGTAGAACGCAATACTAATAACAAGTAAATCACCAGGGTGTAGGAACTCACCTATGCCGCCGAAACAAGTATTTTCAACTTCAATGCGGTTAATGGTTAATCAATCGCATTTATTCACGGGCAATTTCCGTTGCTCTGGTGATTCTTTAGCGGAAAACTCCACTAAAAGTAAAAAAGTAAAGGGTTTGGACATATTATCTCAATTCTTATTTTTGTACCGTATAAACACGCACTATTTTGCCCCACATATGGGCATCTTTCTCGTATTTCATACCATTCTTCATCGCTACCTTTTGAGATGCTATATTTGCGGGATCAATCAGTGAGATCAGGCGGTGAAAACCAAGTTGCTCAAAACCATAATTACGACAAGCAATAGCTGCTTCTGTTGCCAAACCTTGCCCCCAATATTCTTTAGCGAGTAAATAACCTATTTCCACTTCTTGTTGCCCATCTACCAACTGAGATATTATTCCACAACGCCCGATCAGCTTGCGATCGCCTTTGTGAATAGTTGCACACAGGCTCCAACCACCTTGTTTATAGGTACTGATGATTCTCTTTACCTGCTGTTGTGTTTGTTCATACGTATATATACTAGGATAGAACTTCATCACAACTGGATCGGCGTAAATGCGAGCTAATTCATCCACATCGTCTAGGGTAAGATGTTGCAGGATGAGGCGGGGTGTTTCAATGACAATCATCCAAGTTAAGATTTGAACTTGCTTGACGAGTTTTTAGTCTAAGCGAAACCTTTACTCACCATCTACGATCAAAATCTAAGATGACTACAAAATTGCCTTATTTTAGCAATCTCAAACCACTGAGCGTAACTAACACTGTAGAACCTTCATGCCCAACCACACCAAGCGGTAAATTAATATTTCCTAAAAAATTACCAACTAAAAGCAACAAAATGAATAAAAGGGCAATAACTATATTTTGTTTCACAATCACCTGCGCTCTTTTACCCAAGCGCATAGCCACTGCAATTTTCTCTAATTTATCTGCCATTAATACGATATCTGCGGTTTCTAAAGCTACATCGCTCCCTGCTTTTCCCATCGCAATACCAACAGAAGCCTGAGCTAGCGCTGGTGCATCATTAATACCATCACCTACCATTGCCACTGTTTCGTATTCTTTTTGAAGATGGCGGATAACACGCAGCTTGTCTTCTGGCAGTAACTCTGCATATACTTGGTCTATCCCAATTGCTTGAGCAACACTGTTGGCAGTTTGCTGGTTATCCCCAGTTAACATCACAACTTGTTCAACTCCGAGCTTCCGTAAATGTGCGATCGCGATTGGAGCTTCTGGTCTAATTTTATCAGCAAGGGCAATTAAACCCAGTATACTGAATGAAGTAGAAACAGAAACCATCTCCGCGTCAGAGTGTCCCCGCGTCCCCACGTCCTCTTGTGCTACCCAAACAACTGTTTTGCCCTCTTGCTGTAAAGTATGAGCGACTTCCTGCAATGGTAGAGGTAAATCAGTTACATATTGCTGTACAAACTCAGCTTTACCAACAATGAATTGCTGCTGTTTCACCAAACCAACAATTCCCTGTCCAGGTATAGCTTGTACCTCCACAGCGCTCTTGTATTCTAAATCGCCAGGCGCTTGCACAATCGCCTTACCAATCGGATGTTCAGAACGGGATTCTAAAGCAGCAGCAGTTTTTAATACATCTAATTGCGTATATTCACTATTGGTAATTACTTGGCATA
This window encodes:
- the lpxD gene encoding UDP-3-O-(3-hydroxymyristoyl)glucosamine N-acyltransferase, producing the protein MKFSEILEKLGDAAAVNSLSIKKEYNPEITALAAIDEATSGTLSYIEGAKFSAMVGNTSASALILPVDETLQTQAQERDIAWIATPEPRLLFAKVLKLFYQPWRPAPENHSTAVIHSTAKIGSEVYIGPHVVIHQGVEIGNGACIHANVVIYPDVKIGDRTTLHANCTIHERTLIGADCEIHSGAVIGAEGFGFVPTATGWLKMEQSGYTVLEDGVVIGCNSAVDRPAVGETRIGRHTIIDNLVQIGHGCQIGAGCALAGQSGMAGGVKVGNRVILAGQVGIANQVKIGDGAIASAKAGIHSDVPPREIVSGTPALPHKQYLKVSAVLSRLPNIYQSLKQLQRQIGQK
- a CDS encoding murein transglycosylase A yields the protein MRKTLAVLSLSLGISFVNPVYSALAQPLSLPLPKNPEQVPLQVPSIPEVTPPLKPITLGTDCVPSHLCLGWDEQIWQGMGRQGDRKALLTAIDHSLRFLNTKGAITAYQNYPIPEISLARVRRSLQRFRQLVVSSKSPAQLQAAVRREFVFYKSVGNDGNGTVKFTAYYEPVYTASRTRTSVYKYPLYRLPVNFEQWAKPHPKRLDLEGKDGLLGEKSPLRGLELFWFRNRLDAYLVHIQGSAQLKLTDGTRTSVGYAGGTDYPWTSIGRELAKDGKVALEGLTLPKVIQYFRQYPKELNNYLPRWERFVFFKETSGSAATGSIGVPVTPDRSIATDKSLMPPGALAIINASFPYPASRGKLVLRRVSRFVLDQDTGSAIKGPGRVDYFMGTGELAGDRAGITGGSGSLYYLLLRE
- a CDS encoding PAS domain S-box protein; amino-acid sequence: MMHVNRLRQHGLNQISSHSLLIAKSGSVFAIIVGGLVMFGWWFNLEVFKNCFHLSKVTMKGNTALCFVLLGISLWLSIKSREQSNIRVISEQIHKHSYSILLARVCAFAVFTIGTLTLTQYLFGWYFGIDQLLFLEEENPRLTFKPGRMGLNTAVNFILISKASELLGKSKTHRSIWYGQILALFAAVISLLALIGYAYQVEALYGILPHVTSMALHTAFTFTVLCVGILWLQPQQGVMQIVTSQTYSGLLARRLLLAAFAVPLATGWLILQGQRAKHYDTAFALALFAIISIVIFAILIWETASSVQRLANQRDRVKEVLKTNSEKLRSLVEANVIGILYGDIYGGIQQANDKFLQMIGYTRKELKAGKISWKEMTPPEYLDLDEQKIAEAQINGACTPYEKEYIRRDGNRIPVLVGYTLVGNKREESVAFILDLSAHKQAQAALIQSEERFRLAVDHMPDVFAIYDAQRRFQFVNAAALQLFGKLKEEIIGRRDEEIFPTEVTQPYLATLIQAVETRTIQTTEARITSVNHGVLTTLIKYVPILDDEGKIYQILAFAEDITIRKQAEEVQKNQQKWLEDVLNLMPTPLLLIEPGTAQVTFANKAANEVAGGKFPMADSATDYHTLYYSTDAEGNPIPDDQAPGIRVARGERLDGVELDWHSPVGIRSLLIYADTLPAMHGHSATCVLTFQDITNLKRVEKALSLGYKRLHLLFSTASDLLSSQEPLKLIESLFRKLSQQIGLDVYFNYLVDENSQLMHLASWCGIDEESAKEIECLRVGMGMCGTVAQQRFPIAVENVQQSTDSKSEFLRAIGVTAYYGYPLIAQGRLLGTLCFISRTRLKFTQNEMGMMQAVCDQIAIAMERASLISSLRQQTEQLQEANRMKDEFLAILSHELRSPLNAILGWSQLLRSRNLNETQIHKALETIERNARAQTQLIDDLLDISRIIRGKLRLNVRTCDLINIIETALDTVNLAAQTKNIQIQTILDPTAAIIFGDAERLQQVVWNLLSNAIKFTPPGGRVEVRLSGANDGGVETREDTNQRELDSSQYPITSTQSPISNAQITVKDTGIGISPDFLPYVFDRFRQADSSITRSYGGLGLGLAIVRHLVEMHGGTIHVESPGKEQGTTFIVSLPLLKTEQSIVHTQESIINSPSFSLTPSLTPCLSGVRVLVVDDEADTRDFLTTVLQESQAEVQAVASVQEALAAIERCKPDVLVSDIGMPEEDGYSLIRHLRSQPPEKGGKIPAAALTAYARAEDRRQAIQAGFQLHMPKPVDPSELITVVASLVERNTNNK
- a CDS encoding GNAT family N-acetyltransferase, translated to MIVIETPRLILQHLTLDDVDELARIYADPVVMKFYPSIYTYEQTQQQVKRIISTYKQGGWSLCATIHKGDRKLIGRCGIISQLVDGQQEVEIGYLLAKEYWGQGLATEAAIACRNYGFEQLGFHRLISLIDPANIASQKVAMKNGMKYEKDAHMWGKIVRVYTVQK